GGCCACATAGTAGGCACTCCCAACAATGTCTCTGTACACTTTCCCTGCAGAGAATTGCTTACCAAGTTATTCCGATCATTAAATATATTTGTGTTGAGTGTTTCTTCATGCAACCGAAAAAACTAAATATATACCCTGCTCTATTATAAGTTAAACAACTAGGGCTCTAAAATTCTCGTGTTTTCTGGTATTAGATATCAAGTATCATAGTAGTTTTAGTCAGTGCTCAGTAGTGTTTGATAGTGCCTCCCTCGGACAAACACACTTGTGTGGAACGGGATAGTACTGTTATGCAATCTCATACTAATTACACTATGTCACATGTGATAACTTTTTCACTTGGCATACCGAGATTGGCCGGTTCTATCCCATTTTCACATAAGTTttgccaaaattaaaaagaagaagggaaaaaactCATATACACAAGTACCATGGAGACTTAAACTTAAGACTACTTGAGAGCAAACAAATACCTGAATTCAACTAACACCCCATTAAACAGTGTTTCATTCACTAACACTCCATTAAACAGTGTTTCATTCACTATGCCTAATCTAGTCATGATGTGATGCGCCACATATTgcgtttgttttctttgttctgtttgtcttcttccttttaattacaattgttGACTTGGTTGACCTGTCTGTCGCATTCATCATTGACTTGGTCTTGTCGACCCACAATGGCATCAAGTCTCTTCTACACTACGCACCTTTTTTAAACTAGCAATCATACTTACGATTTTTCTGGATAATTATTCTTCATCCTTAAAGCAACAACTATGATTGATTCTTCAAATTCAGTGAAAACCAGATACTGCAGTACTAAAAAagttcaaattataaaatcattgaaaaaactaattaaataacGCAAATAAGAACACTCAACTAAGTTGCAGAAATAAGCCAGGCTAGAAATCGAAACAAAGACAAGGAAGACAGAAAGATATGGGCCTCAGAGTAATTAGTAAATAATTACCTTGCTCAATGAAGACAGAGAGTCCAAAATCGATGGCTTTAAGAGGGGCATTCTCTTCCTTACTGACCAGCAAGAAATTCTCAGGCTTGAGGTCTCTATGCATCACCCCCATGAAGTGACACACATGAACCACATTCACAATCTGTCTGAAAATCTGAGCGGCTTGACGCTCAGAGTAGCTCCCTTTGGCAGTAATCCGATCAAAAAGCTCACCGCCGGAGCACAACTCCATGACCAAATGCAGATTCTGCTTGTCCTCATAAGCACCCTTGAATTCCACAATGTTGGGTTGCCCTGTGAGATGCTGAAGTATCATAATCTCCCTCCTGACATCGTCAATGTCCTTGCTGGTCGAGAGCTTTCGCCTTGATATGGACTTGCAGGCGTACCTTTTGCCCGTGGTCTTCTCTGTGCAAAGACGAGTGACACCAAACTGACCCCTTCCCAGCTCCTTTTCAAGGGTGTAGAAGATGTTTATGTCCACGTATGGCCTGCCCAGAATGGGTCCAatctgagtttgagatgacGAAGGGGTCTTGCCAAAAAAATTGCCTGGATTATTATAAGCTGATGCATACGGGTTCGGTTTTGAAGAAGGGGTTGGCTTGTGCTGGGCATGGGTTTTATTGGATGTTTGCTGGTAGTGGGGAGGAGGTGAATCTGATGAGGAAGAGATTGGGATGTCATGGGATCGACATCTGGTGAAGCAGAGCCCCATTCTCCCTCTtgtgtatgtgtatgtgtatgtgttgtgatgtgagagagagagagagagagagagagagagtttgaggcttttgggtttgtttacaGGTTTTAACACGTCCAGGAGCAGAGCATATTTAGTTGTTTGCTTCTTGCGCTGCGATTTAATTTGTGCTTTGCTTTTCCCCGTTGGATTGTCCTGAGCATCATTCTTCGTCACTTCGCTTCACTTTTCGCCCGCGTACGCTTTACTTTGCAATGCCTAACAGAGACCTGCCCACCGTTACCAATTTTGTCTCTCGCTTCAGTCTTACGCAATTCATTTCACGCGTGCGTTTTCGATTTTATGGCTCCCTCTCCCTTCTCCCAAATTCTACTCTGCGCCGTTTTGATCCAACTTCTTCGTGGACTTGGatctgaaaatgaaattgaattgaagttCTATGGCCCAATAAGCACTAGTTTACAATACCCAAATGTTGCCCATGGACTTCACAGAATTAAAGCCCAACAAGTGGCCCATAATATGAATTTTGTATATCATCCACTTTAAAATTGACTCTGATCTGGGCTAATACTGtgaccttaaaaaaaaaaatgcaatgcTAGGCATGGAACAAGAATTCTATAGGACCTTTATACATGGTCCTTAGGTGAGGTCATATCTCTTAATTATTGGATTAAATTAGTTTGTCGTTTGATCAAATTAGTTAGCCTAATTCAATAATTGAAAGATAAGACATCACATAAAAGTCATATATAAAACCCTCACTATAAAATGACTTAGGCAGGGAAAGGCTAGGTATACCTTATTTGCATATTATCTTGTGTATCACCTCTCTTATAGAAAAGGAGGAGTCCACCAATACAATAGATCCAATAGATCCACCTCTCTTAGAGGTTATATGACTAgcatttttgttaaaaaacaaaatcaaaaaaatctTAAGAGAACACTTAAGAGATGTACTTGTGATCACACCCAAGAATTTCAGTGCCAATTAATTACTTGAGAAATGAGAACCACAttacatatataaatgattCATAGGGAATCCCAATCTCAAATCTTAATTAACAAACGAATAtcagaaattatataatacagCTCAAGTTTAATTAGTAGCATTAGCACAAAGGCACGCACACACAACGCTTTACTGAATCACCTATTGCTACTGGCTGCAACAGTCAGAGTCACACATTTGGGGTGCACCTCATATCCACATTCAAGACATTGGTAAGCCCAACCTGATCCTTGTTCATCACAGTCACAGCATATAAAGGGTCCTCCTCCGTTGCCTTCCGATACCAAGTTAAGCTCGTGCCGGTGCCCTCCATGGTACACCGACCTAGGGAGGCTCTTAGCCTCCTCATCCATTTTTTTCTCCAGCAGTTCCAATTTTACCTCGGTGAAGGGATAGGCGTTTTCTTGGTACAAGTTGATGAGATTTCTACCCTGCTTGGTCACGGTTTTACCGTCAGGCCCTAAAATTACCAAACAAGGGATACCTTTGACATCAAAATGCTTGACAAGTTGTTTGACGTTTGGATCTCCAAAAGGCAACGCTAGCCATGGCATGGTGTCGAAGTAGGAGTCGAACGATGCTTGGTCACGATCACTGGACACAAATACTATCTCGAAGTCCTCTCCGTCTTGATCCCCATCTACCAGCATTTGCTCCTTAATCTTCTGGTGGATGGAGATCAGCCTAGGAGTAAAATTAACGCATGGACGGCACCAATGAGCTGAGAAGTAGAGTCCAATCGTTTTGCCTACTAATGAAGCAACAGGCACCTGCATGCACAAGATCAGAGACATAAatgcatattattattatatacataGGCAGTGGTTCTTGCATGACGCATGCATATATAGAAGGAAAAGTTACCTGTTCAGGCGTGGGGTGACCCAAAAGATTGTCTCTGTCGTGGTTTGTTAGTAAATTTGTCAAAGTTTGGTTCTCATGCCTCGCCCTCTCCTCATCTTGCAATTCTTCCAAcctttgttttgtaaaagggaAGGCTTCCACCCCGTAGCGGTAAATAAGTTCAACTCCATCGCGCAGCGTAGCCTCGTCTTTATTATCGTTAGGATGTAAAATAACCAAGCTGGGGATGCCTTCTATGTCAAACCTACGGTTCAAAGCTTTCTTGGTGTCCAAATCAGAAAAGGGAATGGCCAACCATGGCATGCATGCATGGTAGATGTTAAAGGCATCCGCGTCTTCATCAGACGAGACGTACACAATCTCAAAATTAGACCCACTACTCTTGAGCTGCTCATAGATGCCAACCAGGACTTGGTTGAAGTTCCAGCATGGCGGGTACCAGTTGGCTGAGAAGTAGAGCCCTATGATCTTCCCCTCGAGATCACAAACTTTCACCTGCCACAAGCAAAACGCTTTTGAATCTTTACATATCTATAACTtgctttccctttctttttcatactAATTAGAATTGAGAATATATACATTAAGGATAAGAACAATTGAATAcgaccttttttcttttgtttcgaAAGACACATATATTCTTAAGAATTATTCCCAGGCCAAATATAAACCCGATTGAAGTGGATGAGATCAGTAACCATAATCAGATTAATGGACGGGAATATGGAGGGTTTGAATAATTCCGACAAGGGAACAGATGAGATCAGATCATCACGAGGTCAGTGGCGAAATAAGCCTAAGATTGCCAGCAGCACCGAATAGTTTCCCGAAACTTTTCCACCAAGGAACAGGATAGAGGCTCTAGAATCTACAAAAACTCGAAAGCGATGTTTCaccaaaaatacaaatgcaTGAGTGCCAGTGGACCACGTGTTATACCAATAACGTGAATGTGGGACAAAATTGATATAATTAAGGTGCCACATGTCGATTTAGAATGGTTCTTCTCCATAGACAGCCAACGAGGCTGTTGCCCATCTTCCTCTGATTAAGACAGCAATTGGCATGTGCATCCCGTGACATCTACCATAGCTATAGATATAGTAGCATACCATCCGAGTTTACAATTAACTTTTCACTTTTAACCCTCAAATAGAAGACaagataaaaattaatgagAATCTACCGACAGTGAATTTTACACATAAAAAGTCGTTGGTTTTTTGCCCTATCTTTTCAGCCGTGGAAAATTACattcttttaattaaaaagaaaagtataatGCATTAATTATACTCCAGGTGAGTGAGTGACTATCCGACCAAGAAAATTATACATCGCAAAAATCAAACATAGTTCAAAaccttgtttgtttttcatgtACTATTTCGGCCACCAACTTAagacagaaaataaaaaaggagaaCGAACAACCATGGAGAATGGGAACTACAATACAATCAGAACAAGTGAAAAATACTTTTACAACATTTGAATGGCATCAGAAAATTTACATGTTTGCGTTGTTTAATAACACATTTTCTGTTATTCATCATCAATATGCACTTACGTACACATTTGTTTCGCTTAGCTACCCATACATGATGAATAATAAACAACTATATTCAATCAAAATGTTCAACTCTCGGTGCCTTCAACC
The window above is part of the Prunus dulcis chromosome 1, ALMONDv2, whole genome shotgun sequence genome. Proteins encoded here:
- the LOC117635209 gene encoding probable nucleoredoxin 2 isoform X1, translated to MLCYGPNNYLNMWQLMVCLGSPFNVGTDKFGYKVAVVIEQASVLPGALQVAQEIYMTKDMNLKINHDCQAVSNGAAASNTDTVASSRVSSLLASKDRDFLLSPTGNQVKVCDLEGKIIGLYFSANWYPPCWNFNQVLVGIYEQLKSSGSNFEIVYVSSDEDADAFNIYHACMPWLAIPFSDLDTKKALNRRFDIEGIPSLVILHPNDNKDEATLRDGVELIYRYGVEAFPFTKQRLEELQDEERARHENQTLTNLLTNHDRDNLLGHPTPEQVPVASLVGKTIGLYFSAHWCRPCVNFTPRLISIHQKIKEQMLVDGDQDGEDFEIVFVSSDRDQASFDSYFDTMPWLALPFGDPNVKQLVKHFDVKGIPCLVILGPDGKTVTKQGRNLINLYQENAYPFTEVKLELLEKKMDEEAKSLPRSVYHGGHRHELNLVSEGNGGGPFICCDCDEQGSGWAYQCLECGYEVHPKCVTLTVAASSNR
- the LOC117635209 gene encoding probable nucleoredoxin 2 isoform X2, encoding MLCYGPNNYLNMWQLMVCLGSPFNVGTDKFGYKVAVVIEQASVLPAQEIYMTKDMNLKINHDCQAVSNGAAASNTDTVASSRVSSLLASKDRDFLLSPTGNQVKVCDLEGKIIGLYFSANWYPPCWNFNQVLVGIYEQLKSSGSNFEIVYVSSDEDADAFNIYHACMPWLAIPFSDLDTKKALNRRFDIEGIPSLVILHPNDNKDEATLRDGVELIYRYGVEAFPFTKQRLEELQDEERARHENQTLTNLLTNHDRDNLLGHPTPEQVPVASLVGKTIGLYFSAHWCRPCVNFTPRLISIHQKIKEQMLVDGDQDGEDFEIVFVSSDRDQASFDSYFDTMPWLALPFGDPNVKQLVKHFDVKGIPCLVILGPDGKTVTKQGRNLINLYQENAYPFTEVKLELLEKKMDEEAKSLPRSVYHGGHRHELNLVSEGNGGGPFICCDCDEQGSGWAYQCLECGYEVHPKCVTLTVAASSNR